From the genome of Candidatus Woesearchaeota archaeon, one region includes:
- the mtnP gene encoding S-methyl-5'-thioadenosine phosphorylase yields the protein MDKKVLRIGIIGGTGVYDPNILKSVEKLKMHTPYGAPSDFLTKGILDGKEIIVLPRHGEKHILNPSNVNYLANIWAMKELGVKRIFSVSAVGSLKEDVKPGELVFPDQFIDLTKFRKNTFYDGQQVCHVSSAEPFCPEMRKILIETAEELSIPYHPKGTCVVIEGPRFSSRAESAVFRSWNADIINMTMFPEVILARESEICYANISMVTDYDAWKKHAVANTDVLKTMKENIEKVRIILSKAIPKVREERKCVCSSALKDAMM from the coding sequence GGAAAAGCTGAAAATGCACACTCCATACGGGGCGCCTTCTGATTTTCTCACAAAAGGAATTCTTGATGGCAAAGAGATAATTGTGCTTCCAAGGCACGGAGAAAAGCACATTCTCAATCCCTCTAATGTGAATTACCTGGCTAACATCTGGGCTATGAAGGAGCTCGGTGTCAAAAGGATATTCTCAGTAAGCGCTGTTGGCTCATTGAAAGAGGATGTTAAGCCGGGGGAGCTTGTCTTCCCTGACCAGTTCATTGACCTGACAAAATTCAGGAAAAACACTTTCTACGACGGACAGCAGGTATGCCATGTATCATCAGCAGAGCCGTTCTGCCCTGAAATGAGAAAGATTCTCATTGAGACAGCAGAGGAGCTCTCAATCCCGTATCATCCAAAAGGGACATGCGTTGTGATTGAGGGCCCAAGGTTTTCCTCAAGAGCTGAGTCAGCTGTTTTTCGCTCCTGGAATGCGGATATAATAAACATGACAATGTTTCCTGAGGTTATTCTTGCAAGGGAATCTGAAATCTGCTATGCAAACATCTCAATGGTTACTGATTATGACGCATGGAAGAAGCATGCGGTTGCAAACACTGATGTCCTGAAGACAATGAAGGAGAATATTGAAAAGGTGAGGATAATTCTATCAAAGGCAATTCCGAAAGTCAGGGAAGAGAGAAAATGCGTCTGCAGCAGCGCGCTGAAAGACGCCATGATGTGA
- a CDS encoding adenine phosphoribosyltransferase, with the protein MKKSELKSVIRDVPDFPKPGILFKDITPLLQNPAAFNYAISKMLKFAKGKGITAVVSAESRGFIFGSVIAYKLKAAFVPVRKPGKLPYNKIRKDFTTEYSTDAFEMHEDAIKEGDKVLIVDDLLATGGTVKAAIELVERLKGNIAGCAFLIELKELKGRENLGKYDVFSIIKY; encoded by the coding sequence ATGAAAAAATCAGAACTGAAGTCAGTAATCAGGGATGTTCCTGATTTTCCGAAACCGGGGATACTTTTCAAGGACATAACGCCCTTGCTGCAGAATCCTGCTGCGTTCAATTATGCAATCTCAAAGATGCTGAAGTTTGCAAAGGGTAAAGGGATAACTGCTGTTGTAAGCGCAGAGTCCCGCGGATTTATCTTCGGCTCAGTCATTGCCTACAAGCTCAAAGCAGCATTTGTGCCTGTCAGAAAGCCGGGAAAGCTCCCATATAATAAAATCAGAAAGGATTTCACAACAGAATACAGCACAGATGCATTTGAGATGCATGAGGATGCAATAAAAGAAGGGGATAAAGTGCTGATTGTTGACGACCTTTTGGCAACAGGGGGAACAGTTAAAGCGGCAATTGAGCTTGTTGAGAGGCTTAAAGGGAATATTGCCGGATGTGCATTCCTGATTGAGCTTAAAGAGCTCAAGGGCAGGGAAAATCTGGGAAAATATGATGTTTTCAGCATTATAAAATACTAA
- a CDS encoding ATP-dependent DNA ligase, which translates to LVAQELSLKKENKLSSYLKTEVKELSVKEVFNSLLKISGTGGKGSQEGKIQIISSMLQRSSDNEAKYIVRLCLGTLRLGVASMTILDALSIAFTGSKEGKEILESAYNISNDIGLIAKKISEEGIAGVKKIGISVGSPIKMMLAQRAESLEVIQEKMPGTLAAEEKYDGERMQVHKHKGKITIYSRRLENITEQYPDIAESVRKGINADEFIIEGEGVAVDEKGKLLPFQTVMQRKRKYDIEEYTKKIPVCLFVFDVLYLEGKSLMQNPYPERRKAIEGIIQEDERIALARRIVSDNPDEIEEFFQQSLERGCEGIIAKSCADNSVYRAGGREWLWIKWKKDYLEKMQDTLDLTVVGAFAGRGRRSGSYGALLCASYNPKNDTFETLCKLGAGLKDETLDILPTKFKNYLIPKKHARVNSDMKADYWFTPAVVVEVLGAEITKSPIHTCAREELGKGLAVRFPRFQNFRENKEAEQATTTKEVIAMFNSNVKKAEEEIRKQDKEEEN; encoded by the coding sequence GGCTTGTTGCACAGGAGCTTTCCCTGAAAAAGGAGAACAAGCTGAGCTCATACCTGAAAACAGAGGTAAAGGAGCTTTCAGTTAAAGAGGTTTTCAACAGCCTTTTGAAGATTTCAGGAACTGGGGGAAAGGGAAGCCAGGAGGGGAAGATTCAGATAATTTCCTCAATGCTGCAGCGCTCAAGCGACAATGAGGCAAAATACATTGTACGGCTGTGCCTTGGAACCCTTAGGTTAGGCGTTGCATCAATGACTATCCTTGACGCTCTTTCCATTGCATTTACGGGGAGCAAGGAAGGGAAGGAAATCCTGGAATCTGCCTACAACATCTCAAATGACATAGGATTAATTGCAAAGAAAATTTCAGAGGAAGGAATTGCTGGAGTCAAAAAGATTGGAATAAGCGTTGGAAGCCCGATAAAAATGATGCTTGCGCAGAGGGCAGAGAGCCTTGAAGTCATTCAGGAAAAGATGCCTGGAACTCTTGCAGCAGAGGAGAAATACGACGGCGAAAGGATGCAGGTGCACAAGCACAAGGGCAAAATCACAATCTACTCAAGAAGGCTTGAGAACATAACTGAGCAGTATCCTGATATCGCCGAGAGCGTGAGGAAAGGGATTAATGCAGATGAGTTCATAATTGAAGGGGAAGGGGTTGCTGTTGATGAAAAAGGAAAACTCCTTCCATTCCAGACAGTCATGCAGAGAAAAAGAAAATATGACATTGAGGAATACACAAAGAAAATTCCAGTATGCCTTTTCGTTTTTGATGTTCTTTATCTTGAGGGAAAAAGCCTTATGCAGAATCCCTACCCTGAAAGGAGAAAGGCAATTGAGGGAATCATTCAGGAAGATGAGAGGATTGCCCTTGCAAGAAGGATAGTAAGCGACAATCCTGATGAGATTGAGGAGTTCTTCCAGCAGTCCCTTGAGCGCGGATGCGAGGGGATAATTGCAAAGTCCTGCGCTGATAATTCAGTCTATCGTGCAGGAGGGAGGGAATGGCTCTGGATAAAATGGAAGAAGGATTACCTTGAAAAGATGCAGGACACCCTTGACTTAACAGTTGTAGGCGCATTTGCAGGAAGGGGAAGGCGCTCAGGAAGCTACGGCGCGCTGCTGTGCGCTTCTTACAATCCTAAAAATGACACTTTTGAAACCCTGTGCAAGCTCGGCGCAGGATTAAAGGATGAAACCCTTGACATTCTTCCCACAAAATTCAAAAATTATCTTATTCCAAAAAAGCATGCGCGGGTTAATTCAGACATGAAAGCTGACTATTGGTTCACCCCCGCTGTTGTTGTTGAGGTTTTAGGCGCTGAGATAACAAAAAGTCCCATACATACGTGCGCGAGAGAAGAGCTGGGGAAGGGGCTTGCAGTGAGATTCCCAAGATTCCAGAACTTCAGGGAAAACAAGGAAGCTGAACAGGCAACAACCACAAAGGAAGTGATAGCCATGTTCAACAGCAATGTGAAGAAGGCAGAAGAGGAGATAAGAAAACAGGATAAGGAAGAGGAAAATTAA